Proteins co-encoded in one Halococcoides cellulosivorans genomic window:
- a CDS encoding AbrB/MazE/SpoVT family DNA-binding domain-containing protein — protein sequence MARVTTTGTVTIPTPVHEELGTTAGDEVAFESTPDGYVIRPVSPRTPDGEDPFEIYRGVVEGTMSDRMRRLRGDQEVEHSDETDSDK from the coding sequence ATGGCTCGCGTCACGACCACCGGCACGGTGACCATCCCGACGCCGGTCCATGAGGAACTGGGGACCACAGCAGGCGACGAAGTGGCGTTCGAGTCGACGCCAGACGGATACGTTATCCGACCGGTGTCCCCACGAACGCCCGACGGTGAGGACCCGTTCGAGATCTATCGCGGAGTTGTCGAGGGAACGATGTCCGACCGAATGCGCCGATTGCGGGGCGACCAGGAAGTCGAACACAGCGACGAAACAGATTCTGACAAGTGA